A stretch of Bombina bombina isolate aBomBom1 chromosome 2, aBomBom1.pri, whole genome shotgun sequence DNA encodes these proteins:
- the LOC128647010 gene encoding olfactory receptor 8H1-like → MNNSSVSQIVLLGFSVTQDKRVWLFIFFLLIYVLTILSNILIITLVQIDHNLHNPMYFLLSNFSFLEICYTAVTVPKMLFDLLLNNHYISLSGCITQYHFFSLCAATEHFLLVIMAYDRYVAICIPLRYNNIMSHKNCMQLIFSCWIISAFSLSVPAFSVSQLQFCGPNEIDHFFCEFNPLLKLSCTDTYIAQTIFNILSWVIILGCLICISVSYTYIISTVMQIPSSVGKKKAFSTCASHLIVVGIFYGTVIFIYLRPTVNIPFHQNKVVSVFYIVVTPMLNPIIYSFRNESLRKAALTCIQRIKGKKC, encoded by the coding sequence ATGAACAATTCCAGTGTGTCACAAATAGTTCTACTTGGATTTTCGGTTACCCAAGACAAGAGAGTGTggctctttattttttttcttctcatctATGTCTTAACTATACTGTCAAATATACTTATAATCACCCTTGTTCAGATTGACCATAATCTTCATAATCCCATGTATTTTCTTcttagcaacttctctttccttgaGATTTGCTATACAGCAGTTACAGTTCCTAAAATGCTGTTCGACTTACTTCTCAATAATCATTATATATCACTTTCTGGCTGTATAACACAATATCACTTTTTCTCTCTTTGTGCTGCTACGGAACATTTTCTTCTTGTCATTATGGCTTATGACCGTTACGTGGCTATATGCATCCCACTTCGGTACAACAATATCATGAGCCACAAGAACTGCATGCAACTCATATTTAGTTGCTGGATCATAAGTGCTTTTTCTCTTTCCGTACCAGCATTTTCTGTATCACAGCTACAATTTTGTGGGCCAAATGAGATTGATCATTTCTTTTGTGAATTTAACCCATTGTTAAAACTTTCTTGTACAGATACATACATTGCCCAAACCATTTTCAATATTCTTTCATGGGTTATTATACTAGGTTGTCTCATCTGTATTTCAGTGTCTTACACATATATTATTTCAACCGTTATGCAAATCCCATCAAGTGTTGGGAAAAAGAAAGCTTTCTCTACATGTGCATCCCACTTAATTGTAGTCGGAATATTTTATGGAACAGTCATATTTATATATCTTAGGCCAACAGTAAATATtccctttcatcaaaataaagtgGTTTCTGTGTTTTACATTGTAGTGACCCCAATGCTAAATCCCATAATTTATAGTTTTAGAAATGAGTCTCTAAGAAAAGCTGCCTTAACTTGCATTCAACGTATAAAAGGGAAAAAATGTTAG